In Chitinophaga oryzae, the sequence CATCTATCCTGCCATGAAACCGATCCTGGACAAACTGGCGGTGGGCAAATACCGGGTAGACTATTTCTCTATGCCGGGTAACAGCCAGATGGCACAGCTGATCGGGGTAGACGACCCGTCATTCATCATGGGTGGTTCACTTCAATAATTCATCATCTGCAATCCCTTCAAATGAAAAAACTCGCATTATATACATTGCTCTGCGCCGCAGTACTGGCCTCCTGCCGGAAAGACGACACTACCAGCCTTCCGGTGGAGAAGTCCTACGCCGATCCCAAACAACAGCTCGATTCCTTTAAAACAGTGCTGGGCTCCGCTCCCAACGGCTGGGTAGGTACGCTTACTCCCCGCGATGGCAGCGAACTGTTCAGCGTATACTTCCAGCTCGACAATGGCAAGAGTGAGGTTACCCTGTACACCGACCTCGATGCCGGCGCCGCCGCTACACCTTCCAAAAGCGGTTTCACAGTGGGCATCACACAAACCGTCAACCCCACGCTCAGCTTCCATGAAGGTTCCCAGCTGGCCGGCATTAAACTCGTCGCCAAAAGAGGAGTGGACACCGCCTATGCGCTCCGTTATACCAACGGCGATACGCTGGTACTGACCGGTAATAAATACAGCGATGAACTGAAACTGGTAAAAGCCGGTGCGCAGGTAAAAACAGACTATACCGCCGGCAGGCTGGAAACAGCGATGGCCGCCGCCGCTGACTTTTTCAACCAGCCAGGGTTCCTGGCCCTCAAACCAGGCGGTACGCAGGCATTTGTCTTTTTTAACACTGACAATAAAACAAGCGGCTTCGCTTTTGTCAATAACAACAGCAGGGTATCCGCTGGTACCGGTTACGCCTATACGCTGACAGGCATCGCCCTTCATCATCCGGTGCTGGTAGGTAACCAGGCCGTATCCGCGCTTACCTGGGATGCTACTGCCAACAATTTCTATGCAATGACCGGCAAC encodes:
- a CDS encoding DUF4302 domain-containing protein, giving the protein MKKLALYTLLCAAVLASCRKDDTTSLPVEKSYADPKQQLDSFKTVLGSAPNGWVGTLTPRDGSELFSVYFQLDNGKSEVTLYTDLDAGAAATPSKSGFTVGITQTVNPTLSFHEGSQLAGIKLVAKRGVDTAYALRYTNGDTLVLTGNKYSDELKLVKAGAQVKTDYTAGRLETAMAAAADFFNQPGFLALKPGGTQAFVFFNTDNKTSGFAFVNNNSRVSAGTGYAYTLTGIALHHPVLVGNQAVSALTWDATANNFYAMTGNNKVYLERTNVPVIPVHYMLGGEIPGQLTLLPPSVYPLPGWTADFKTIWDDAANRFGSVGYPISKVVMDFQTGSSILNMNIYVAGTYCKYTFKYTKTAGGVYTFVMQPFANDTPGANGNALKSLAVPLTSMLSANRFSLDYLDAPDGVFVSFKSADKPSIGFTGYW